A part of Drosophila ananassae strain 14024-0371.13 chromosome 2R, ASM1763931v2, whole genome shotgun sequence genomic DNA contains:
- the LOC6506489 gene encoding uncharacterized protein LOC6506489, which translates to MEEDFKLELNKPVVSNKGTHLTRLVKMRVLRYLKANGFSQGILQEAAQFQNVDYTDAVFSYIAKSCPEAEDTVKLECDSVSLNNITEWLELLKTTKLSDLCEFEAAAVVNSIIQNEKHPKPKKLNGIDLKQAYKFLDNALMGLPQKDLSDATKAFLSKEIELLIAEANTDESDDLARSMGQSLYHQQDFNYMAHPEKCSRDPLFQDRDQT; encoded by the exons ATGGAAGAGGATTTTAAATTAGAATTAAATAAACCTGTTGTTTCAAACAAGGGCACTCACCTGACAAGGCTCGTGAAGATGCGGGTACTGAGATACTTGAAAGCAAATGGCTTTTCCCAGGGAATCCTTCAGGAAGCTGCTCAATTTCAAAACGTGGACTACACCGATGCCGTGTTTT CTTACATAGCTAAATCCTGTCCCGAAGCAGAAGACACAGTGAAGCTGGAGTGCGACTCTGTGAGCCTGAACAACATCACCGAGTGGCTGGAACTTTTAAAGACAACAAAGCTATCGGATCTCTGCGAATTCGAGGCGGCTGCTGTGGTCAATTCCATAATACAAAACGAGAAGCAtccaaaacccaaaaaactGAATGGCATTGACCTGAA GCAGGCCTACAAATTTCTGGACAATGCGCTGATGGGGCTGCCCCAAAAGGACCTGAGTGATGCCACCAAAGCCTTCCTCTCCAAGGAAATAGAG CTCCTGATAGCTGAGGCCAATACCGACGAATCCGATGATCTAGCCCGAAGCATGGGACAAAGCCTGTACCACCAGCAAGATTTCAATTATATGGCGCATCCGGAGAAGTGCAGCCGTGACCCTCTCTTCCAGGATAGAGACCAGACGTAG